In one window of Rhodopseudomonas palustris HaA2 DNA:
- a CDS encoding ABC transporter ATP-binding protein, translating into MTTLETQSLTIRFGGHVAVDAVSCAFRPGELTAIVGPNGAGKTTYFNLISGQLRPSEGRILFDGADITRMTAPLRTRAGLGRAFQLTNLFPNLSVEENVRLAVQARSGTHYDMLRPWRTRRDLIDRADAILDSVALGSRRSVAATALSHGDQRKLEVALMMALEPKVYMFDEPTAGMSVDEVPVVLDLIARLKTDTSKLILLVEHKMDVVRSLADRIIVLHNGRLVADGKPAEVIASPIVQEAYLGIAPGKSAA; encoded by the coding sequence ATGACCACCCTCGAAACCCAGTCCCTCACCATTCGCTTCGGCGGCCATGTCGCCGTCGATGCGGTGAGCTGTGCGTTTCGGCCGGGGGAGCTGACCGCCATTGTCGGGCCGAACGGCGCCGGCAAGACCACCTATTTCAACCTGATCTCCGGACAGTTGCGGCCGAGCGAGGGCCGCATCCTGTTCGACGGCGCGGACATCACGCGGATGACCGCGCCGCTGCGCACCCGCGCCGGGCTCGGCCGCGCGTTCCAGCTCACCAACCTGTTTCCCAATCTCAGCGTCGAGGAGAACGTGCGCCTCGCAGTGCAGGCCCGCAGCGGCACGCATTACGACATGTTGCGGCCGTGGCGGACGCGGCGCGACCTGATCGACCGCGCCGACGCCATCCTCGACAGCGTCGCGCTGGGCAGCCGCCGCAGCGTCGCCGCCACCGCGCTGTCGCACGGCGACCAGCGCAAGCTCGAAGTCGCGCTGATGATGGCGCTGGAGCCGAAGGTCTACATGTTCGACGAGCCGACCGCCGGCATGAGCGTCGACGAGGTGCCGGTGGTGCTCGATCTGATTGCGCGGCTGAAGACCGATACGAGCAAGCTCATCCTGCTGGTTGAGCACAAGATGGACGTGGTGCGCTCGCTCGCCGACCGCATCATCGTGCTGCACAACGGCCGCCTCGTCGCCGACGGCAAGCCCGCCGAGGTGATCGCCTCGCCGATCGTGCAGGAAGCCTATCTCGGCATCGCCCCGGGAAAGAGCGCCGCATGA
- a CDS encoding alkene reductase, protein MTNSKLFEPYQLGPITLSNRIAMAPLTRNRAIPDGLVPSPLAAEYYGQRASAGLLITEASQVSQQGQGYQDTPGIYSDAQVTAWKKVTDEVHKRGGKIFIQLWHVGRISHVDLQPNHGAPVAPSAIKAATKTFVGGKFADVSEPRALELGEIPGIIDDFRQGAANAIKAGFDGVEIHGANGYLLDQFARDSSNKRTDSYGGSIENRARLMLEVAAAVAKEIGPERTGIRISPVTPANDVSDSNPQALFDYIVDELDKLKLVYIHVIEGATGGPRDVAPFDYASLRKRFSGAYIGNNAYDLTLADKQLDANAADLIAFGKPFISNPDLVERLKSGAPLNEPDKSTFYGGGAKGYTDYPTLESAQAAQ, encoded by the coding sequence ATGACAAATTCCAAACTGTTCGAACCCTATCAGCTCGGCCCGATCACGCTGTCCAACCGCATCGCGATGGCGCCGCTCACCCGCAATCGCGCGATTCCCGATGGGCTCGTCCCCAGTCCGCTGGCGGCGGAATATTACGGCCAGCGCGCCAGCGCCGGGCTGTTGATCACCGAAGCGAGTCAGGTCTCGCAGCAGGGCCAGGGCTATCAGGACACACCCGGCATCTATTCCGACGCGCAGGTCACAGCCTGGAAGAAGGTCACCGACGAGGTGCACAAGCGCGGCGGCAAGATCTTCATTCAACTCTGGCACGTCGGCCGCATCTCGCATGTCGATCTGCAGCCGAACCACGGCGCCCCGGTGGCGCCGTCAGCCATCAAGGCCGCCACCAAAACCTTCGTCGGTGGCAAATTCGCCGATGTCTCCGAGCCGCGCGCGCTCGAGCTCGGCGAAATTCCCGGCATCATCGACGACTTCCGCCAGGGCGCGGCCAATGCGATCAAGGCCGGCTTCGACGGCGTCGAGATCCACGGCGCCAACGGCTATCTGCTCGACCAGTTCGCCCGCGACAGCAGCAACAAGCGCACCGATTCTTATGGCGGATCGATCGAGAACCGCGCCAGGCTGATGCTCGAAGTAGCGGCGGCCGTCGCCAAGGAGATCGGGCCGGAGCGCACCGGCATCCGGATTTCGCCGGTGACGCCGGCCAATGATGTGTCGGACTCCAATCCGCAGGCATTGTTCGACTACATCGTCGACGAACTCGACAAGCTGAAGCTGGTCTATATCCACGTCATCGAGGGCGCGACCGGCGGCCCGCGCGACGTCGCGCCGTTCGACTACGCGTCCCTGCGCAAGCGCTTCAGCGGCGCCTACATCGGCAACAATGCCTATGATCTTACGCTCGCCGACAAGCAGCTCGACGCCAATGCGGCCGACCTGATCGCCTTCGGCAAGCCGTTCATCTCCAACCCCGACCTCGTCGAACGCCTGAAGAGCGGCGCGCCGCTCAACGAGCCGGACAAGTCGACGTTCTACGGCGGCGGCGCCAAGGGCTACACCGACTACCCGACGCTGGAATCGGCGCAAGCGGCGCAGTAA
- a CDS encoding ABC transporter ATP-binding protein: MTDLLTLEGVHTNIGRYHILQGVDFTVPEGKTTMLLGRNGAGKTTTLRTIMALWPASKGEIAFAGRRIEAMATPDIARLGLGYVPESMAVFSDLSVKENLILAARDGELDDKRLDWIFGFFPALRKFWLSRAGSLSGGQKQMLSIARAIVEPRKLLLIDEPTKGLAPAIIGSLIECFAEIKRSGATILLVEQNFHVAQQIGDTVLVMDNGTIVHRGAMADLAADIPLQERLLGLSLEAHQ, encoded by the coding sequence ATGACCGACCTGCTCACGCTCGAAGGCGTGCACACCAATATCGGGCGCTATCACATTCTGCAGGGCGTCGACTTCACGGTGCCCGAGGGCAAGACCACGATGCTGCTCGGGCGCAACGGCGCCGGCAAGACGACGACGCTGCGCACCATCATGGCGCTGTGGCCGGCCTCGAAAGGCGAGATCGCCTTCGCGGGCAGGCGCATCGAAGCGATGGCGACGCCGGACATCGCCCGGCTCGGCCTCGGCTACGTGCCCGAATCTATGGCGGTGTTCTCCGATCTCTCGGTGAAGGAGAACCTGATCCTTGCCGCGCGCGACGGCGAGCTCGACGACAAGCGGCTCGACTGGATCTTCGGCTTCTTCCCGGCACTGCGGAAATTCTGGCTGTCGCGCGCCGGCTCGCTGTCGGGCGGACAGAAGCAGATGCTGTCGATCGCCCGCGCCATCGTCGAGCCGCGCAAACTCTTGTTGATCGACGAGCCGACCAAGGGTCTGGCGCCGGCGATCATCGGATCGCTGATCGAATGCTTCGCAGAGATCAAGCGCTCCGGCGCCACCATTCTTCTCGTCGAACAGAATTTTCACGTCGCGCAGCAGATCGGCGACACGGTGCTGGTGATGGACAACGGCACCATCGTGCATCGCGGCGCGATGGCCGATCTCGCCGCCGACATTCCGCTGCAGGAGCGCCTGCTCGGCCTCAGCCTGGAGGCGCATCAGTGA
- a CDS encoding branched-chain amino acid ABC transporter permease, giving the protein MMLLSGDPPRSRVLALILIAIIAMLAITPFVFPGAKPLNVAAKICIFAALVASYDLLLGYTGTVSFAHTMFYGIGSYAMAIALYTMGPNWGAVATGIVIGLPLAALLALGIGLFSLRVEAIFFAMITLAVASAFLVLASQLSWLTGGEDGRSFSLPELLRPGTVFIQDLFGVRINGRILTYYIILVGCAAMILGLLRVVNSPFGRVLQAVRENRFRAEALGYRTVFHLTYANVLAALVAACAGILNAMWLRYAGPDTSLSFSIMLDILLMVVIGGMGTIYGAIIGATIFILAQNYLQALMGAASTAAADAGLPLLPGLLHPDRWLLWLGLLFVASVYFFPTGVVGRLRGAPKPAD; this is encoded by the coding sequence ATGATGCTTCTCTCCGGCGATCCGCCGCGCAGCCGGGTGCTGGCGCTGATCCTGATCGCGATCATCGCGATGCTGGCGATCACCCCGTTCGTGTTTCCCGGCGCCAAGCCGCTCAACGTCGCCGCCAAGATCTGCATCTTCGCAGCCTTGGTGGCGTCCTATGATCTGCTGCTCGGCTATACCGGCACGGTGTCGTTCGCGCACACGATGTTCTACGGCATCGGCAGCTATGCGATGGCGATCGCGCTGTACACGATGGGCCCGAACTGGGGGGCGGTCGCGACCGGCATCGTGATCGGCCTGCCGCTGGCGGCGCTGCTCGCGCTCGGCATCGGGCTGTTCTCGCTACGGGTCGAGGCGATCTTCTTTGCGATGATCACGCTCGCGGTCGCCTCCGCCTTTCTGGTGCTGGCCTCGCAATTGTCGTGGCTGACCGGCGGCGAGGACGGCCGCAGCTTCAGCCTGCCCGAATTGCTGCGGCCGGGCACGGTGTTCATCCAGGATCTGTTCGGCGTCCGGATCAACGGCCGGATCCTGACCTATTACATCATCCTCGTCGGCTGCGCGGCGATGATCCTGGGGCTGCTGCGGGTGGTGAATTCGCCGTTCGGCCGGGTGCTGCAGGCGGTCCGCGAGAACCGCTTCCGCGCCGAAGCGCTGGGCTATCGCACCGTCTTCCACCTCACTTACGCCAATGTGCTGGCCGCGCTCGTCGCCGCCTGCGCCGGCATCCTCAACGCGATGTGGCTGCGCTACGCCGGGCCGGACACCTCGCTCAGCTTTTCGATCATGCTCGACATTCTGCTGATGGTGGTGATCGGCGGCATGGGCACGATCTACGGCGCCATCATCGGCGCCACGATCTTCATCCTGGCACAGAACTATCTGCAGGCGCTGATGGGCGCCGCCTCGACCGCCGCCGCCGACGCCGGCCTGCCGCTGCTGCCGGGTCTGCTGCACCCGGATCGCTGGCTGCTGTGGCTGGGGCTGCTGTTCGTCGCCAGTGTGTATTTCTTCCCGACCGGCGTTGTCGGCCGACTGCGCGGCGCACCGAAGCCGGCCGACTGA
- a CDS encoding ABC transporter substrate-binding protein: protein MVAAAAFVAAAVPALTASVAARADDLKIALIYGKTGPLEAYAKQTETGLMMGLEYATKGTMTLDGRKIKVITKDDQSKPDLSKAALAEAYQDDGVDIAIGTSSSAAALADLPVAEENKKILIVEPAVADQITGEKWNRYIFRTGRNSSQDAISNAVAIGKPGVTIATLAQDYAFGRDGVAAFKEALAKTGATLAAEEYVPTTTTDFTAVGQRLFDTLKDKPGKKIIWVIWAGGGDPLTKLQDMDPKRYGIELSTGGNILPALAAYKRLPGMEGATYYYYDIPKNPINDWLVTEHQKRFNAPPDFFTAGGFSAAMAVVTAVQKAKSTDTEKLIAAMEGMEFDTPKGKMMFRKEDHQALQSMYHFKVKVDPNVAWAVLEPVRELKIEDMNIPIKNKR, encoded by the coding sequence CGCTGATCTACGGCAAGACCGGTCCGCTGGAGGCCTACGCCAAGCAGACCGAAACCGGCCTGATGATGGGGCTCGAATACGCGACCAAGGGCACGATGACGCTCGACGGCCGCAAGATCAAGGTGATCACCAAGGACGACCAGAGCAAGCCCGACCTCTCCAAGGCGGCACTTGCGGAAGCGTACCAGGACGACGGCGTCGACATCGCGATCGGCACCTCGTCGTCGGCCGCAGCACTCGCCGACCTGCCGGTCGCCGAGGAAAACAAGAAGATCCTGATCGTCGAGCCGGCGGTAGCCGATCAGATTACCGGCGAGAAGTGGAATCGCTACATCTTCCGCACCGGCCGCAACTCGTCGCAAGATGCGATCTCCAACGCGGTCGCGATCGGCAAGCCGGGCGTCACCATCGCCACGCTGGCACAGGACTACGCGTTCGGCCGCGACGGCGTCGCCGCCTTCAAGGAGGCGCTGGCCAAGACCGGCGCGACGCTCGCCGCCGAGGAATACGTCCCGACCACCACCACCGACTTCACCGCGGTCGGCCAACGACTGTTCGACACGCTGAAGGACAAGCCCGGCAAGAAGATCATCTGGGTGATCTGGGCCGGCGGCGGCGATCCGCTGACCAAGCTGCAGGACATGGACCCGAAGCGCTACGGCATCGAGCTGTCGACCGGCGGCAACATCCTGCCGGCGCTCGCCGCCTACAAGCGCCTGCCCGGCATGGAAGGCGCGACCTATTACTATTACGACATCCCCAAGAACCCGATCAACGACTGGCTGGTGACCGAGCATCAGAAGCGCTTCAACGCACCGCCGGACTTCTTCACCGCGGGCGGCTTCTCGGCCGCGATGGCGGTGGTCACCGCCGTGCAGAAGGCGAAGTCGACCGACACCGAGAAGCTGATCGCGGCGATGGAAGGCATGGAGTTCGACACGCCGAAGGGCAAGATGATGTTCCGCAAGGAAGATCACCAGGCGCTGCAGAGCATGTATCACTTCAAGGTCAAGGTCGACCCGAACGTCGCCTGGGCCGTGCTCGAGCCGGTGCGCGAACTGAAGATCGAGGACATGAATATCCCGATCAAGAACAAGCGGTGA
- a CDS encoding branched-chain amino acid ABC transporter permease produces MTDVPIPAPSDALPKPKRDLVPVLLPLILALLMLPLVGSFSSWVTLTVASLAMGMMIFIMASGLTLVFGLMDVLNFGHGAFIAVGAYVATLVLLPLAGMSQADSLLVNLAVLAPAALAAMAVSGALGLVVERVLILPVYGQHLKQILMTTGGLIVAEQALYALWGPQIIPLPLPTALRGSFIIGDIAIAKYRLLVLLVGIAVFVAIQLVLNRTKIGLLIRAGVENREMVEALGYHIKRLFLGVFMVGSALAGFGGIMWALYREQVHASMGNDLTVLIFIVVIIGGLGSVGGCFIGALLVAMVANYGGFLVPKLALVSNILLMVAILMWRPRGLYAVTSR; encoded by the coding sequence ATGACCGATGTCCCCATCCCCGCCCCCTCCGACGCCCTGCCCAAGCCCAAGCGCGATCTCGTACCGGTGCTACTGCCGCTGATCCTGGCGCTGCTGATGCTGCCGCTGGTCGGCTCGTTCTCATCCTGGGTGACGCTGACGGTCGCGTCGCTCGCGATGGGGATGATGATCTTCATCATGGCGTCCGGCCTGACGCTGGTGTTCGGGCTGATGGACGTGCTGAATTTCGGCCACGGTGCCTTCATTGCGGTCGGCGCCTATGTGGCGACGCTGGTGCTGCTGCCGCTCGCCGGGATGTCACAGGCGGATTCGCTGCTGGTGAATCTGGCGGTGCTGGCGCCGGCGGCGCTGGCCGCAATGGCGGTGTCGGGCGCGCTCGGCCTGGTCGTCGAGCGCGTGCTGATCCTGCCGGTCTACGGCCAGCACCTGAAGCAGATCCTGATGACCACCGGCGGGCTCATCGTCGCGGAGCAGGCGCTGTATGCGCTGTGGGGGCCGCAGATCATCCCGCTGCCGCTGCCGACGGCACTGCGCGGCTCGTTCATCATCGGCGACATCGCGATCGCCAAATATCGCCTGCTGGTGCTGCTGGTCGGGATCGCGGTGTTCGTCGCGATCCAGCTCGTGCTCAACCGTACCAAGATCGGGCTGCTGATCCGCGCCGGCGTCGAGAATCGCGAGATGGTCGAGGCGCTCGGCTATCACATCAAGCGGCTGTTCCTCGGCGTGTTCATGGTCGGCTCGGCGCTCGCCGGATTCGGCGGCATCATGTGGGCGCTGTATCGCGAGCAGGTCCACGCCTCGATGGGCAACGACCTCACCGTGCTGATTTTCATCGTCGTGATCATCGGCGGGCTCGGCTCGGTCGGCGGTTGTTTCATCGGCGCGCTGCTGGTGGCGATGGTCGCCAATTACGGCGGCTTCCTGGTGCCGAAGCTGGCGCTGGTCTCCAACATCCTGCTGATGGTCGCGATCCTGATGTGGCGGCCGCGCGGGCTCTATGCGGTGACGAGCCGATGA
- a CDS encoding DUF2160 domain-containing protein, which translates to MDHFAWMAWTWPTAIFFVALAGTLGTMTWLALAYPEVERVGVLRIPTTRGDRLFVSLILAAVIHLVWIAVVGSDPLLTLPLGEGIEVSSLWLGTLLSLLVAVAVFRTV; encoded by the coding sequence TGGACCTGGCCGACCGCGATCTTCTTCGTCGCGCTCGCCGGCACGCTCGGCACCATGACCTGGCTGGCGCTCGCCTATCCCGAGGTCGAGCGGGTCGGCGTGCTGAGGATTCCGACGACGCGTGGCGACCGGCTGTTCGTGTCGCTGATCCTCGCCGCCGTGATCCATCTGGTCTGGATCGCGGTGGTCGGGAGCGACCCGCTGCTGACGCTGCCGCTCGGAGAGGGAATCGAAGTGTCGAGCCTGTGGCTCGGCACGTTGTTGTCGCTGCTCGTCGCCGTCGCGGTGTTCCGCACGGTGTGA
- a CDS encoding ABC transporter substrate-binding protein: MASAAALVAASMTLAAPAWAADDAVLKKWIDEEFQPSTLSKDDQLKELQWFAKAAEPFKGMDINVVSETITTHEYEAKTLAKAFSEITGIKLKHDLIQEGDVVEKLQTQMQSGKNVYDGWINDSDLIGTHFRYGQTIALSDYMTGEGKDVTDPMLDIDDFIGKSFTTAPDKKMYQLPDQQFANLYWFRYDWFTNPDYKAKFKAKYGYELGVPVNWSAYEDIAEFFTNDIKEINGVKVYGHMDYGKKDPSLGWRFTDAWLSMAGNGDKGLPNGLPVDEWGIRMEGCRPVGSSMERGGDTNGPAAVYSIVKYLDWMKKYAPPQAQGMTFSESGPVPAQGNVAQQMFWYTAFTADMVKPGLPVVNADGTPKWRMAPSPKGAYWKDGMKLGYQDVGSGTLLKSTPPDRRKAAWLYLQFITSKTVSLKKSHVGLTFIRESDIWDKSFTERAPKLGGLIEFYRSPARVQWSPTGNNIPDYPKLAQLWWQNIGDASSGAKTPQAAMDSLAAAQDSVLERLERSKVQGDCGPKLNKKETAEYWYEKSAKDGNIAPQRKLANEKPKGETVDYDTLIKSWPASPPKRAEAK, encoded by the coding sequence ATGGCGAGCGCCGCGGCATTGGTCGCCGCGTCGATGACGCTGGCGGCGCCGGCATGGGCCGCCGACGATGCGGTGCTGAAGAAGTGGATCGACGAGGAGTTTCAGCCCTCGACGCTGTCGAAGGACGACCAGCTCAAGGAACTGCAATGGTTCGCCAAGGCGGCCGAGCCGTTCAAGGGCATGGACATCAACGTCGTCTCCGAGACCATCACCACCCACGAATACGAGGCGAAGACGCTCGCGAAGGCGTTCTCGGAGATCACCGGCATCAAGCTCAAGCATGATCTGATCCAGGAAGGCGACGTGGTCGAGAAGCTGCAGACCCAGATGCAGTCCGGCAAGAACGTCTATGACGGCTGGATCAACGACAGCGACCTGATCGGCACGCATTTCCGCTACGGCCAGACCATCGCGCTGTCCGACTACATGACCGGCGAGGGCAAGGACGTCACCGATCCGATGCTCGATATCGATGACTTCATCGGCAAGTCGTTCACCACCGCGCCCGACAAGAAGATGTACCAGTTGCCCGACCAGCAGTTCGCCAATCTGTACTGGTTCCGCTACGACTGGTTCACCAATCCGGACTACAAGGCGAAGTTCAAGGCGAAATACGGCTACGAGCTCGGCGTCCCGGTCAACTGGTCGGCCTACGAGGATATCGCCGAGTTCTTCACCAACGACATCAAGGAGATCAACGGCGTCAAGGTCTATGGTCACATGGACTACGGCAAGAAGGATCCCTCGCTCGGCTGGCGCTTCACCGACGCCTGGCTGTCGATGGCCGGCAACGGCGACAAGGGCTTGCCGAACGGTCTGCCGGTCGACGAATGGGGCATCCGCATGGAAGGCTGCCGTCCGGTCGGCTCCTCGATGGAGCGCGGCGGCGACACCAACGGTCCCGCGGCGGTGTACTCCATCGTGAAGTATCTCGACTGGATGAAGAAGTATGCGCCGCCGCAGGCGCAGGGCATGACCTTCTCGGAGTCGGGGCCGGTGCCGGCGCAGGGCAACGTCGCCCAGCAGATGTTCTGGTACACCGCCTTCACCGCCGACATGGTGAAGCCCGGCCTGCCGGTGGTGAACGCCGACGGCACGCCGAAATGGCGGATGGCCCCCTCGCCGAAGGGCGCCTATTGGAAAGACGGCATGAAGCTCGGCTATCAGGACGTCGGCTCCGGCACGCTCTTGAAGTCGACGCCGCCGGATCGCCGCAAGGCGGCCTGGCTGTATCTGCAGTTCATCACCTCGAAGACGGTGAGCCTGAAGAAGAGCCATGTCGGTCTCACCTTCATCCGCGAGAGCGATATCTGGGACAAATCGTTCACCGAGCGCGCGCCCAAGCTCGGTGGCCTGATCGAGTTCTATCGCTCGCCGGCCCGCGTGCAGTGGTCGCCGACCGGCAACAACATCCCGGACTATCCGAAGCTGGCGCAATTGTGGTGGCAGAACATCGGCGATGCATCGTCCGGTGCGAAGACGCCGCAGGCCGCCATGGATTCGCTGGCGGCCGCGCAGGACTCGGTGCTCGAGCGGCTCGAGCGGTCGAAGGTGCAGGGTGATTGCGGTCCGAAGCTGAACAAGAAAGAGACCGCCGAGTACTGGTACGAGAAGTCCGCCAAGGACGGCAACATCGCTCCGCAGCGCAAGCTGGCGAACGAGAAGCCGAAGGGTGAGACCGTCGATTACGACACCCTGATCAAGTCCTGGCCCGCCTCGCCGCCGAAGCGCGCGGAGGCGAAGTAA